Genomic DNA from Buchnera aphidicola (Hyperomyzus lactucae):
CACTATTATCAATTTTTTTATACAATAAATCTGATTTTTCTTGATTCAATATTTCAATTTTTTTTAAACCACCTTGCTTTTTTAACCATTTAAAAACTAATCCTGATAAATACCAAGCAAATGTAGGGGGTGTATTAAACATAGAATTATGTTCTGATATTTTTTTATAATCTAAAATAGAAGGGGATATTTTAGAATAATATTCTATTAATGTTTTTCGAATAATAATTATTGTTATACCTGCTGGACCAATATTCTTTTGAGCACCCGCATAAATTAGATCATAATTTTCAATATTAATTGAACGAGACAAAATAAAAGATGAAAAATCTCCAATAACTATTTTGTTATCGAAAACAGGTTCTTGATAGATAGATAGTCCTTCTATTGTTTCATTGGGGCAATAATGAATATATGCTGAATTTTTATTAATATTCCATTCTTCAATAGGTAAAAGAGATATTTTCTCATTTATCATTTTTGTAATAAATATAGACTTAGGCCTGCAATATTTTTTAGCTTCTATTAATGCGCAATTTGACCAATATCCACTATTTATATAGTCTGGGATTTTTGAATCATTACCTAATAAATTCATAGGAACAGCAGAAAATTGTCCTCTAGCACCACCTTGACAAAATAATACTGTAAAGGAATCTGGAATCATTAATAAATCTCTCAAGTCTTTTTCTGCTTCTAAAGCAACTTGAATAAACTCATCACTACGATGACTAATTTCCATAATAGACGAACCTGATTGATTCCAATTTTTTAGTTCTTTTTTTGCTTGTTGAAGAACATCTTTTGGAATCATAGCTGGACCAGCACTAAAATTGTAAACTACGTTCATTGTTTCTCACCAATTATCGTTTAGAATTATATTTATAATTAGTTTATAAATTCTAAACCTCGCATATATTTTTTTTGAAGAATTTTAGGAATTTCTACACGACCATCAGAATGTTGATAATTTTCTAAAATTGCTGCTAGCGTTCTACCTATTGCCAATCCAGATCCATTTAGCGTATGTACAAAATAATTTTTTTGTTCAGATTTTTTTCGATAACGAGTTTTCATACGACGAGCTTGAAAATCACTCATATTAGAACAAGAAGAAATTTCTCTATATTTTTCTTGAGCAGGAAACCAAACTTCTAAATCATAAGTTTTGACGGAAGCAAAACCCATTTCTCCTCCACATAAGAGTATTTTTCTATATGGTAGTTCTAAGAGTTGTAGTACTTTTTCAGCATGATTTGTCAATTTTTCTAAAGTTTCCATAGATTTATCTGGTGTAACAATTTGCACTAATTCTACTTTGTCAAATTGATGTAATCGAATCAATCCTTTTACATCACGTCCATAAGAAGATGCTTCTGAACGAAAACAAGGCGTATGTGCAGTTAACATAATAGGTAAATCTTTTTCTTCTATTATTTTGTTACAAACTAAATTAGTTAATGGTACTTCTCCAGTAGGAATTAATATATAATCGTGTTTATTCATAATATTTATATGAAATAAATCATCACTAAATTTAGGTAATTGTCCAGTTCCATATAAAGCTTGAGGATGAACTAAATAAGGTACATAAGATTCTATATAACCATGATTGATAGTGTGCAAATCTAACATAAATTGACTTAATGCACGGTGTAAAAGAGCGATATTACCTTTCATAACAACAAATCTTGATCCCGAGATTTGTACGGAAGATTTCCAATCTAATTCATTGAATTTTTTTCCTATTTCTACATGATTTTGAATTACAAAGTCATACTTTCTTTTTTTACCCCAATATTTAATTTCTTTATTATGACTTGATTTGTTTCCTTCAGGAACATCATCAGAAGGAATATTAGGTATACACATAGAAAAACGATAAATTTTTTCTTGTAAAGAACTAAGTTCAAGTTTAGAAGCTTGTAAATCTTTTCCTAATTGTATAACTTGGTTTTTCAAATATGCAGTTTTTTTCTTAATATTTTTTGCATCTCTAACTAAATTTGATAAAGAATTGTGTTTATATTGTAAATTTTCAGTATGAATTTGTAGTTTTTTACGTTTATCTTCCATAGAAGAAATAGCGGAAACATCTAATTCATAACCCTTTTTCAATAATTTTGCAGCTGTTGAATATAATTCATTTCGTAATAAATAAGGATTTAACATGGTATTTTTCTTTTTTTTTAATTATTTATGAATGTTTTAATTTCATAAAATATATAAAAATTGTTAATTTTATTAAATATTTATAAATATATAATATTTTTAATAATTGATTGCATTCAGTATATAATAGATTTGTGTATTTTTAATACTATACTTAATACGTAAAAAGATATTTGATATAATTCAATTGAATATATAAAGTAAAGTTATAAAATTTAATTATTATAAATAATAACTCATTTTTTTATTCATCACATAATTTTTTATATGTAAAATATTAATAATTAATTATCATATGATATATATTTTTTTTAATAGAATAAATTAACTTCGAAGGAATTAAATATGCGTACTATTGAACATAGAAAGGTAATTATTTTAGGTTCTGGACCTGCAGGATATACTGCAGCGATATATTCTTCAAGAGCTAATTTAAAGCCTCTTTTAATTACGGGAATAAATCCAGGAGGACAGTTGATGAATACTAATGAAATTGAAAATTGGCCTGCAGATATGAATCAAATAAGTGGTAAAGAATTAATGAATCGTATGCATAAACATGCAGTAAAATTTAACACTGAAGTTATATCTGATAATATCACTTGTGTAAATTTCAAAAAAAAACCTTTTTTTTTAGAAGGAGAAAATAATCAATATACTACTGATTCAGTTATTATTGCTACTGGTGCAAACCCTCGTTATTTAGGATTAGAATCAGAAAATACTTTTAAAGGAAAAGGTGTTTCAACATGTGCTGTTTGCGATGGTTTTTTTTATAAGAACCAAGAAGTAGCGGTTGTAGGTGGTGGAAATACTGCTATAGAAGAAACATTATATTTGTCTAATTTTGTTGAAAAAATATATCTCATACATCGTAGAAACAAATTTAACGCTGAGAAAATTTTACTTGATAGATTAAGAAAAAAAATACAAAGCAAAAAAGTGGTACTTTATTTGAATTCTACTGTAAAAAATATATTAGGTAATTCTTCTGGTGTAACATCTGTATTAATTAATCAAAAAAATCCCGAAGAAGAAAAATTATTTCAAATAAACATTTCTGGGATCTTTATTGCCATTGGATATACGCCTAATACAAATATATTTGTTAATCAGTTAGAAATGACAGATAATTATATTAAAGTTATGCGGGGAATGCACGGAAATTACACTCAAACAAGTATTCCCGGTATATTTGCGGCAGGAGACGTAATAGATCATGTTTATAGACAAGCAATTACATCATCTGCTAGTGGTTGTATGGCTGCATTAGATAGTGAACGGTATCTTAATTCTTTAATATAGAAAAATTATATTTAAAAAACATAAATAGATTGTAGATCATACTAGTCAAAATGACTAGTATCTGGTATAATAGAGCATTTTAACATCATATTTAAAAAAAATATCTAAAAATGAGAAAAAAATGGCAAAAGAAGAAAATATTGAAATGCAAGGAGTAGTAATAGATACACTACCCAATACCATGTTTCGTGTAGAATTAGAAAATAAACATATTATTACTGCACATATCTCAGGAAAAATGAGAAAAAATTATATTAGAATATTAACCGGTGATAAAGTTACTGTAGAGTTAACACCATATGATTTGACTAAAGGTAGAATTATTTTTAGAAGTCGTTAGTTATAATATTTTAAATAAAATATTAATTAAAATTAACCATACAAAATATCAAAAATCAATCAATTATTTTATAAAAAAATAAAATTCACTCCCTCAAAACTTATCTATGTATTTAAAAAATCTATTAATAAAAAATCATTAAAAATAATTTTTTTGTTATGAAAATAAAAAATTTAAAGAGAATTTATGCGTACTGAATATTGTGGAAACATTAGAATAATACATTTAAAAAAAACAGTTAAACTATGTGGTTGGGTGCATAAAGTAAGAAATTTTGGTCAGTTTATTTTTATAGACATGAGAGATTTTACTGGTCTTGTTCAAATTATCTTTGAATTAAAAAATAATATAATTTTTAAAAATGCTTTAAATTTAAGGAATGAATTTTGTATTCAAATTTCCGGTATTGTACAGAAAAGAGAAGAAAAAAATATAAACATAAAAATGAGAACAGGAGAAATAGAGATTTTAGCATCTTCATTAAATATTTTAAATATTTCTAAATCCTTACCATTAAATCATACTAATCATAGTAACGAGGACTCAAGATTAAAATATCGATATTTAGATTTACGTCGTTTTAATATTTTAGAAAATCTTAAAATAAGAAACAAAATTACTTATTTAATACGAACTTTTATGACAAAGAAACATTTTCTAGATATCGAAACTCCTATTCTCACAAAATCCACACCGGAAGGTGCTAGAGACTATTTAGTACCTAGTCGTAACCATCATGGAAAATTTTATGCATTACCTCAGTCCCCTCAATTATTTAAGCAAATATTAATGATTGCCGGTATTGATAGATACTATCAAATAGTAAAATGTTTTCGTGATGAGGATTTACGATCAGACCGGCAACCAGAATTTACACAAATTGATATTGAAGTTTCATTTATGAGTTCTGA
This window encodes:
- the serC gene encoding 3-phosphoserine/phosphohydroxythreonine transaminase, with protein sequence MNVVYNFSAGPAMIPKDVLQQAKKELKNWNQSGSSIMEISHRSDEFIQVALEAEKDLRDLLMIPDSFTVLFCQGGARGQFSAVPMNLLGNDSKIPDYINSGYWSNCALIEAKKYCRPKSIFITKMINEKISLLPIEEWNINKNSAYIHYCPNETIEGLSIYQEPVFDNKIVIGDFSSFILSRSINIENYDLIYAGAQKNIGPAGITIIIIRKTLIEYYSKISPSILDYKKISEHNSMFNTPPTFAWYLSGLVFKWLKKQGGLKKIEILNQEKSDLLYKKIDNSDFYINRIDKKNRSQMNVVFHLIEPKLNNIFLQEAFELGLTSLRGHSLVGGMRASIYNAMPLEGIKSLVKFMSYFENRYG
- the serS gene encoding serine--tRNA ligase, whose product is MLNPYLLRNELYSTAAKLLKKGYELDVSAISSMEDKRKKLQIHTENLQYKHNSLSNLVRDAKNIKKKTAYLKNQVIQLGKDLQASKLELSSLQEKIYRFSMCIPNIPSDDVPEGNKSSHNKEIKYWGKKRKYDFVIQNHVEIGKKFNELDWKSSVQISGSRFVVMKGNIALLHRALSQFMLDLHTINHGYIESYVPYLVHPQALYGTGQLPKFSDDLFHINIMNKHDYILIPTGEVPLTNLVCNKIIEEKDLPIMLTAHTPCFRSEASSYGRDVKGLIRLHQFDKVELVQIVTPDKSMETLEKLTNHAEKVLQLLELPYRKILLCGGEMGFASVKTYDLEVWFPAQEKYREISSCSNMSDFQARRMKTRYRKKSEQKNYFVHTLNGSGLAIGRTLAAILENYQHSDGRVEIPKILQKKYMRGLEFIN
- the trxB gene encoding thioredoxin-disulfide reductase, with amino-acid sequence MRTIEHRKVIILGSGPAGYTAAIYSSRANLKPLLITGINPGGQLMNTNEIENWPADMNQISGKELMNRMHKHAVKFNTEVISDNITCVNFKKKPFFLEGENNQYTTDSVIIATGANPRYLGLESENTFKGKGVSTCAVCDGFFYKNQEVAVVGGGNTAIEETLYLSNFVEKIYLIHRRNKFNAEKILLDRLRKKIQSKKVVLYLNSTVKNILGNSSGVTSVLINQKNPEEEKLFQINISGIFIAIGYTPNTNIFVNQLEMTDNYIKVMRGMHGNYTQTSIPGIFAAGDVIDHVYRQAITSSASGCMAALDSERYLNSLI
- the infA gene encoding translation initiation factor IF-1 produces the protein MAKEENIEMQGVVIDTLPNTMFRVELENKHIITAHISGKMRKNYIRILTGDKVTVELTPYDLTKGRIIFRSR